The region AGGTTGATGAGAGTGTCGCCACCAATGAGCTCGGTTGCAATCATGGCAACGAAACCAACCATGGCCAAACGACCATTGAGTTTTTCGGCATACTTCGTCCAACCGGCTGTGTTCTCTGCATCTACATAAACGGTAGGCTCGAGGGCAAAGGTGTTTGTGTAACCGTCATCAGTGGCGATGAATCCTT is a window of [Limnothrix rosea] IAM M-220 DNA encoding:
- a CDS encoding chlorophyll a/b-binding protein, with amino-acid sequence MTSRYAQQGFIATDDGYTNTFALEPTVYVDAENTAGWTKYAEKLNGRLAMVGFVAMIATELIGGDTLINLLFQL